GATGGTAGGTGGGTCCATCATGCGCTCGATCAGAATATGACGGCTCTGTCTCACCGCCTCTACATTCCGTTGATCCCTCAAGAAAGGGCAGCGGTCCAGATAATCGCTCTGCTCATCGCGCTGGAAGTAGTAGCTCAGAAGTTCATAGGCCTTTCCGTTCAAGAAAAGTCGTTTGGCCACATCTCCCATCTGCACGGTGTAGATCTGTTCTAGAGCGAATTTTAGATTCGGGGAGATCGTATTCTTCAGATAGTACTTGCTATCGATATTCTGTTCATTGAGAAAATGAATGTCGTCACTATCCTCCACGATCAGGCTATGTAGGACATTTACAGTGGTCAGGATGAAGACCGAGCGCGCTCCTTGTCCCAGGCTACAGACAAAATCCAAGGTCTGGGTGGGATTGTAAAGCAGCATACTCTGGCTGCTGTCCATCTCTTGGGCATAGTGCGGACCGAACTGCAGTCTGGCCTGTCCATCGATGTTGAATTGGAAGTAGATGATCCCTGCGGGGAGATGGATCTGGACTGCACGTTGCTGCTCTGTGGCCCCATCGCTGAAGTAGATGCTCAGGTCATCATCGACCACGTGTCTCTTCAAACTCCATTTCGGGGTATTTTCGTCAGCCGTGCGAATGATATCTATCAGTCTGACCTCTCTTCCGGTGTTTATCATATTGCAAGCAAATATAGGAGTATCAAGACATTACAAGCATATTTTAGG
This DNA window, taken from Flavobacteriales bacterium, encodes the following:
- a CDS encoding helix-turn-helix transcriptional regulator, translating into MINTGREVRLIDIIRTADENTPKWSLKRHVVDDDLSIYFSDGATEQQRAVQIHLPAGIIYFQFNIDGQARLQFGPHYAQEMDSSQSMLLYNPTQTLDFVCSLGQGARSVFILTTVNVLHSLIVEDSDDIHFLNEQNIDSKYYLKNTISPNLKFALEQIYTVQMGDVAKRLFLNGKAYELLSYYFQRDEQSDYLDRCPFLRDQRNVEAVRQSRHILIERMMDPPTIKELSLEVGLNEYQLKAGFKNIYGNSINAYLQEHRINKALKLMTDEGLKVQEAAHEIGYTNVSHFIAAFKKKHGVTPKQYMKG